The Stigmatella aurantiaca DW4/3-1 genome contains the following window.
CCTCGTGGCCTTCTTCCTCAGGCGCGTCCGGGGGAATGCCGTTTTCCTCGCCGCGCTCCTCTCGCAGGGGGGGGTGCTCGGCCTCTTCACGTTCTCCGGAATCGGCTATCTCTGGTTCAACGTGATTGGCTGTGCGCTGGTCGTCGTCCTGGGAGTGATTCTCCAGGCCCTCCTGCCTGGCTCCCGTTCCGGCGCGAAGCCAGCCCACGACACCTGAACGGCGCCCGTGGGTCCTCCCGTGCTGTCATTCTGGCGCGAGGCTCAGTGGATGGCCGCGCGCAGCCCCACGGAGGCCACCACCTGGGCCTCTCCGGCCAGCAAGGTTTCGAGCCGCTCCTTCACCGTGGCTTCGTCCCCCGAGGCCGTCACGGCCAGGCGATAGAAGAGGGACTGGTGTCCGTCCTCGGACTGGGCCAGCTCTCCATAGAAACGCCGCAGGGAAGGATCCTCCAAGCCCTCGGCGAGCAGGGAGAGGCGCTCGCAGGAGCGGGCCTCGATGATGGCGGCCACCAGCAGGCGGTCCACCCGGCGGTCTGGGGAAGGGGTCCGGATGAGCTTCTGGAGCCCCTGGGCATAGGGGTCTCCCGCGTCGCGGCTCAAGGTGAGGCCCCGGGCGGCCATCAAATCGAGCACCCGGGCCAGGTGGGCGCTCTCCTCGCGGGCCAGCCGGGCCATCTGCGCGGGCAGGCCCGGCAGGTCCGGATAGGCCTGGAGCAGCGACAGGGCGTTGGCGGCCGCCTTCTTCTCGCAGTGGGCATGGTCGATGAGCACCTCGTTGAAGTGCTCGAGCGCCAGCGGCAGCCAGCGCGGATCCGTGGGCGAGTGCAGGAAGACAGGGCCCTCTCCAGAGAGGGGACGGCGGCTGGGGGTCGGGCGGGACATGGGGGCTATTCCAGGAGAACGATGCGCTGGACGCGGCCGGACAGGTAGCCGACCTTGCGCGCGATGCGGGCCAGGCTCTCGTGCTTGTCGTCCAGGCGCAGGATGAGCCGGGGCAGCGAGGACAGCAGGTGGCGGGAGATTTGCCCCAGGCACAGGGTGGCGTGGCCCTTGTTGCGCTCGTGGGGCACCGTGTACAGCCCCTCCAGCTCCGCGCCGTGCTGGGAGCGGCTCCCGACGTCCACCTTGAAGACCAGGGCCCCCTGCTCCTCCAGCACATAGGTGCGCCGGCCCCGGACGCGTTGCATGACGCGCGCTTCGTAGCCGCAGGGGTCCTCGGCGAGCGGGTCCCGCTCCAGGGTTTCCCTCACCGCGCCGAGCGCCAGCGGCATCAGCCGGGGGATGTCCTCTTCCCGGGCCAGCCGCAGCGTGGGGTTGGTGAAGGGCCCCAGATCATCGGCCGAGACGCTGAAGAGGCGCTGGGTGCGTGTGAGCCGCGTCTTGCCGGAGCCGCCCAGGTGCCGCACCAGCTCGTCCACCGAGGACTTCTCGCCCAGCGAGGCCTGGAGCCGGACCTGGGAGGCCAGGGTCTTCGCGATGTCGCAGATGAAGGAGGATTCGTTCGCGGAAGGGACCACCAGGCCGCCTTCGCCGCCCACGAAGAGCGCGGCGGTGAGGTTCTTGCTGGCGTCGAAGCGTCCGTGGAAGGCGAACCGGGCCCTCCCGGCGCG
Protein-coding sequences here:
- a CDS encoding tRNA-(ms[2]io[6]A)-hydroxylase, which gives rise to MSRPTPSRRPLSGEGPVFLHSPTDPRWLPLALEHFNEVLIDHAHCEKKAAANALSLLQAYPDLPGLPAQMARLAREESAHLARVLDLMAARGLTLSRDAGDPYAQGLQKLIRTPSPDRRVDRLLVAAIIEARSCERLSLLAEGLEDPSLRRFYGELAQSEDGHQSLFYRLAVTASGDEATVKERLETLLAGEAQVVASVGLRAAIH
- a CDS encoding GNAT family N-acetyltransferase gives rise to the protein MSFTIEQLGPQHTDALRSLLVKDPPHNVYLLGLFEEFGIVPRAGRARFAFHGRFDASKNLTAALFVGGEGGLVVPSANESSFICDIAKTLASQVRLQASLGEKSSVDELVRHLGGSGKTRLTRTQRLFSVSADDLGPFTNPTLRLAREEDIPRLMPLALGAVRETLERDPLAEDPCGYEARVMQRVRGRRTYVLEEQGALVFKVDVGSRSQHGAELEGLYTVPHERNKGHATLCLGQISRHLLSSLPRLILRLDDKHESLARIARKVGYLSGRVQRIVLLE